GAGGCGGAACATCACCTGCGTGTAGTCGACGTCGTTGACGAGGTGGATGCCGGGGATCTCACGCAGGCCCGCTTCAAGGCGCTGCGCGCCGGCGTGGAGCCGATCGACGAGGCCCTCGACCCCGCGGCGTCCGAGACTTCGCAGCGCCGCCCAGGCGGGCACGCCCCGGGCGCGCCGGGAGAGTTCGGGCGTGACGTCCCAGGGATCCAGGCCGGCGTAGACGAGGTAGTCCCCGCCGGTGCGGAACATGGCGATGGAGTCCGCCGGGTCGCGGACGATCGCCATCCCGCAGTCGTACGGCACGTTCAGCGTCTCGTGGGCATCGGTGGTCCACGAATCGGCGTCGGCGGCGCCCTCGGTGAGGTGCCGCAGGCGCGACGACGCGGCCGCCCACAGTCCGAACGCGCCGTCGACGTGCACCCAGGCACCGTGCTGCCGGGCGAGGGGTATGAGGTCGGTGAACGGGTCGAACGCCCCGGTGTGCACCTCGCCCGCCTGCAGGCACACGATCGTCGGCGTGCCGGCGCCGCCGGCGAGCGTCGCCTCGAGGGCCGCGGGGAGCATGCGGCCCTGGTCGTCGGTGTCGACGACCACGAGCTCATCGGAGCCGATGCCGCAGAACCGCGCGGCGCGATCGACCGACGCGTGCCGGTGCGCGCCCACCACCAGCCGCACCGGCGGGGCACCGCGCAGTCCCTGACGCGTGAGGTCCCAGCCCGCGCGGCGCAGGACGGCGTGCTGTGCCGTGGCCAGGCACACGAAGTTCGACACCTGCGCGCCGGTGACGAACCCGACCGATGCCTCGGTGGGCAGTCCCATGAGCTCGCAGATCCATCGCCCCGCGATGCGCTCGAGTGCCACCGTCGCGGTCGTCATCGTGCTCGACCCGGAGTTCTGGTCCCAGGTCGACACGAGCCAGTCGGCGGCGAGGGCCGCGGGCAGGGTTCCGCCGATGACGAATCCGAAGAACCGGCCGCCGGGGATGGCGACGAGGCCCGGATCAGCCCGCGTGGCGAGCTGGGTGACCACCGCTGCGGCATCCTCGCCCTCGTCGGCGAGCGGCCCGTCGAAGACGGCCAGCATGTCGTCCAGCGTGGCGTGCGGCCACACGGGCCGGTCGTTCAGCGACTGCAGGAAGCCGGCGGCGGCGCGATGCGCGGCATCCAGCGCCCGTTCTCTCTCGCTCATACGTTGAGTGTTGCGCCGCAGGGACTGCGACACAACGGGGCGGCCTTCGCTCGTCGGCGCCGGCGCGTGTCGCGGGTAGACTGATCCACGGTTTCTCGAGAGGAGCACCGTGAGCGGTCATTCCAAGTGGGCGACGACGAAGCACAAGAAGGCGATCATCGATTCGCGGCGTGCCAAGTCGTTCGCCAAGCTGATCAAGAACATCGAAGTCGCGGCCAAGATCGGCGGGGCCGACATCTCCGGCAACCCGACCCTCTACGACGCCATCCAGAAGGCCAAGAAGACCTCGGTCCCCAACGACAACATCGACCGCGCCGTCAAGCGCGGCGCGGGCATCGGCGGCGAAGCCGTCGAGTACACCTCGATCATGTACGAGGGCTACGGTCCGAACGGCGTGGCGCTCATGATCGAGTGCCTCACCGACAACAAGAACCGCGCTGCCGCAGAGGTGCGCACCGCGCTCAGCCGCAACGGCGGCAACCTCGCCGACCCGGGCAGCGTCGCCTACAACTTCACCCGCAAGGGCGTCATCGTCGTCACCGGCGAGGGCACCACCGAAGACGACGTCATGCTGGCCGTTCTCGAGGCGGGCGCGGAGAACGTCGAGCCGCACCCGGACGGCTTCGAGGTGATCACCGAGGCGCACGACCTGGTGACCGTGCGCACCGCGCTGCAGGATGCCGGGATCGACTACGAATCGGCAGACGTCGAGTTCGTCCCGAACCTCAAGGTCGAGATCGACGCCGACGCGGCGCGCAAGATCTTCCGGCTGATCGACGCGCTCGAAGACAGCGACGACGTGCAGAACGTCTTCAGCAACTTCGATCTCAGCGCCGAGGTGCAGGCCGAGCTCGAGCAGGACGACTGACGGGCGTTTCGCGCGCCGACGGCGGCCGTTCCGCGCGTAGCGTGGGGGAGTGGCATCCCGTCTTCGCGTTCTCGGCATCGACCCCGGCCTGACCCGCTGCGGCATCGGTGTCGTGGATGTCGCGCGAGACCGGTCCGCCACGCTCGTGCACGTCGGCGTCGTGCGCTCGTCGCATGAGCTGCCCATCGAGCAGCGACTCGCCCTGATCGCCGCCGGCATCCGCGAGGTCCTCGCCGCGCACCGGCCCGACGCGGTCGCGGTGGAGCGCGTGTTCGCGCAGCAGAACCGTCACACCGTGATGGGTACCGCGCAGGCCAGCGGCATCGCACTGCTGCTCGCCGCCGAGCATGGCGTCCCGGCCGCCACTCACACACCGTCCGAGGTGAAGGCCGCGGTCACCGGCTACGGGGCGGCCGACAAGCTGCAGGTGCAGACGATGGTGGCGCGGGTGCTGCGGCTGGATGCGCTCCCGCAGCCGGCCGATGCCGCGGACGCGCTCGCCTTGGCGCTCTGCCACGCCTGGCGGCGCGGGACGGGCGTCGCCGGC
This DNA window, taken from Microbacterium invictum, encodes the following:
- a CDS encoding pyridoxal phosphate-dependent decarboxylase family protein, with translation MSERERALDAAHRAAAGFLQSLNDRPVWPHATLDDMLAVFDGPLADEGEDAAAVVTQLATRADPGLVAIPGGRFFGFVIGGTLPAALAADWLVSTWDQNSGSSTMTTATVALERIAGRWICELMGLPTEASVGFVTGAQVSNFVCLATAQHAVLRRAGWDLTRQGLRGAPPVRLVVGAHRHASVDRAARFCGIGSDELVVVDTDDQGRMLPAALEATLAGGAGTPTIVCLQAGEVHTGAFDPFTDLIPLARQHGAWVHVDGAFGLWAAASSRLRHLTEGAADADSWTTDAHETLNVPYDCGMAIVRDPADSIAMFRTGGDYLVYAGLDPWDVTPELSRRARGVPAWAALRSLGRRGVEGLVDRLHAGAQRLEAGLREIPGIHLVNDVDYTQVMFRLESGAATRALGAAILVDGTAALTGAEWAGHATLRCSMSSWATTDDDIDRTVAAIARLVEELDPRA
- a CDS encoding YebC/PmpR family DNA-binding transcriptional regulator; this encodes MSGHSKWATTKHKKAIIDSRRAKSFAKLIKNIEVAAKIGGADISGNPTLYDAIQKAKKTSVPNDNIDRAVKRGAGIGGEAVEYTSIMYEGYGPNGVALMIECLTDNKNRAAAEVRTALSRNGGNLADPGSVAYNFTRKGVIVVTGEGTTEDDVMLAVLEAGAENVEPHPDGFEVITEAHDLVTVRTALQDAGIDYESADVEFVPNLKVEIDADAARKIFRLIDALEDSDDVQNVFSNFDLSAEVQAELEQDD
- the ruvC gene encoding crossover junction endodeoxyribonuclease RuvC; the encoded protein is MASRLRVLGIDPGLTRCGIGVVDVARDRSATLVHVGVVRSSHELPIEQRLALIAAGIREVLAAHRPDAVAVERVFAQQNRHTVMGTAQASGIALLLAAEHGVPAATHTPSEVKAAVTGYGAADKLQVQTMVARVLRLDALPQPADAADALALALCHAWRRGTGVAGGTAALTPAQQAWADAERMARR